One window from the genome of Pyrus communis chromosome 16, drPyrComm1.1, whole genome shotgun sequence encodes:
- the LOC137719834 gene encoding uncharacterized protein gives MLVRLRPTATQPHSLLQLVTGYEPNVLHLCVFGCAVYILIAPPLRTKMGLQRKMGIYVGYDSPSIVCYLECLTRDLFTARFADCHFDETIFPSLRGDKHANIPGEHCELSWYAPTMSHLDPRTTPSETEVQRIIDLQSIAQSISDAYNDLDKVTRSHIPTTNAFARIDVPRVRHNTPWEGQTVPKGGEVAPSTRLDTLAASQSSAPTLKCGRPHGSKDS, from the coding sequence ATGCTAGTCCGCTTGAGGCCCACCGCTACCCAACCTCATTCActgttacagttggttactggatacGAGCCTAACGTCTTGCATTTATGTGTGTTCGGATGCGCAGTTTATATACTAATAGCGCcgccactacgtaccaaaatgggtcttcagagaaaaatgggaatctatgtcggttatgattcgccatcaattgttTGCTATTTAGAATGCTTAACAAGAGATCTCTTTACTGCacgttttgcggattgtcactttgatgagacaatcttcccgtcattaaggggagataagcatgctaacATTCCTGGAGAACACTGCGAATTGtcgtggtatgctcccactatgtctcatttagatcctcgCACTACCCCGTCTGAAACTGAGGTACAacgaattatagatcttcagagcattgctcaGAGCATATCAGATGCTTATAATGATCTAGAtaaggtgacaagatcacatatacctaCTACAAATGCATTtgcaaggatagatgtacccCGCGTACGTCACAATACCCCCTGGGAAGGTCAAACAGTCCCCAAAGGTGGAGAGGTTGCACCTTCTACGCGGCTTGATACATTGgcagctagccaatcatctgctccGACCCTGAAGTGTGGCAGACCCcatggttcaaaggattcataa
- the LOC137719833 gene encoding secreted RxLR effector protein 161-like: MVVRTLDAKRDPFSPKKDEDEILEPEVPYLSAIGALLYLAQCTRPDISFVVNLLARYSNAPIRKHWNGVKDIFRYLKGTTDLGLFYTYESSRVAAPLIHELIPALFSDPYRARSQTGYVFTVEDTAISWRSTKQMLVATSSNHVEIVALHEASHECFWLRAVMEHIQSTSGLTSIAGLPTMIFEDNVACIEQLKK, from the coding sequence ATGGTCGTTCGAACTCTAGATGCTAAAAGAGATCCCTTCAGTCCAAAGAAGGATGAGgatgagattttggagcctgaagttccatacctaagtgcaattggggctttattgtacttggctcaatgcactagacctgacatctccttcgttgttaatcttttggctagatataGCAATGCGCCCATACGCAaacactggaatggtgttaaggacattttccgctacctcaagggtacgacggatttgggcttgttctataccTACGAATCTTCGAGAGTTGCCGCCCCCTTAATTCATGAATTGATTCCCGCCTTGTTCTCTGACCCATATAgggcacgttctcaaacgggctatgtctttaccgttgaagacaccgctatatcttggaggtctaccaagcaaatgcTAGTTGCAACTTCTTCAAACCATGTTGAGATTGtcgccctgcatgaagcatcacatgagtgtttttggttgagagcagttatggaacatattcaaagcactagtggtcttacttcTATCGCTGGCCTTCCTAcgatgatctttgaagacaatgtagcatgtatcgagcagttaaagaaatga